The Actinomycetota bacterium genome includes a region encoding these proteins:
- a CDS encoding HAD-IA family hydrolase, whose translation MPINRTTQLRAVFFDAGETLLAPHPSHHELFALVLGERGRKVSPDTVQQVFADMAPSFVAVMDRMAVKQWSISREASLEFWGKIYGEALDRLGIPDADLAIFEALYERFTRYDSYRLFPECIPTLQAVRDAGLVVGLISNFEEWLEGMLIEMEIAHLFDFMVISGKEGIEKPDPAIFHLALERSGIAAETAIYVGDHPKLDIEAAEAVGMGAILIDRKGHHPAFEGHRIDTLDGLLELLDLGYLKHP comes from the coding sequence GTGCCCATCAACAGAACCACGCAGCTTCGCGCTGTCTTCTTCGACGCAGGCGAGACCCTCCTTGCGCCGCACCCCTCGCACCACGAGCTGTTCGCGCTGGTGCTGGGCGAGCGCGGCCGCAAAGTCTCCCCCGACACGGTCCAGCAGGTCTTCGCCGACATGGCGCCGTCATTCGTGGCGGTCATGGACCGGATGGCGGTCAAGCAGTGGTCGATATCCCGGGAGGCGTCCCTGGAGTTCTGGGGGAAGATCTACGGCGAAGCCCTCGACCGCCTGGGCATCCCGGACGCCGATCTGGCAATCTTCGAGGCGCTGTACGAGCGCTTCACCCGCTACGACTCCTACCGGCTGTTCCCCGAGTGCATCCCGACCCTGCAGGCGGTGAGGGACGCCGGCCTGGTGGTCGGCCTGATCTCCAACTTCGAGGAGTGGCTGGAGGGGATGTTGATCGAGATGGAGATCGCCCACCTGTTCGACTTCATGGTGATCTCAGGCAAGGAAGGGATCGAGAAGCCGGACCCGGCGATCTTCCACCTCGCCCTCGAACGCTCGGGGATCGCCGCCGAAACCGCGATCTACGTTGGAGACCACCCCAAGCTGGACATCGAGGCGGCCGAAGCGGTCGGTATGGGGGCGATCCTCATCGACCGAAAGGGCCACCACCCGGCGTTCGAAGGCCACCGGATAGACACCCTCGACGGCCTTCTGGAGCTGCTCGATCTTGGATACTTAAAGCATCCATGA
- a CDS encoding excinuclease ABC subunit UvrA: MTPATKTDTKTPPRHVADTHDLIRVHGARVNNLKDVSIELPKRRLTVFTGVSGSGKSSLVFGTIAAESQRMINETYSTFVQGFMPNLARPDVDVLEGLTTAIIIDQERMGANPRSTVGTATDANAMLRILFSRLGQPHIGSPQAFSFNVASISGAGAVKIERAGKTVSEKRSFSITGGMCPRCEGRGSVTDFDLTALYDGSKSLSEGALMVPGYSMDGWYGRIFSGSGLDMDKPIDKFSKKELHNLLYREPTKIKVEGINLTYEGVIPKLQKTMLSKDPEAMQPHIRAFVDRVVTFTTCPDCDGTRLAEHARKSKIKGINIADACAMQISDLAEWVRDLDEPSVAPLLTALGETLDSFVGIGLGYLSLDRSSGTLSGGESQRVKMIRHLGSSLTDVTYVFDEPTIGLHPHDIQRMNDLLLQLRDKGNTVLVVEHKPETIAIADHAVDIGPGAGAGGGTICYEGTVEGLRDSDTITGRHLEDRAALKEKVRKPAGKLEVRGAKTNNLQNVDVDIPLGVLVVLTGVAGSGKSSLIHGSVEGRDGVVSVDQTPIRGSRRSNPATYTGLLEPIRKAFAKANGVKPALFSSNSEGACPNCNGAGVIYTDLGMMATVASTCEVCEGKRFQAEVLEYKLGDKDISEVLAMSVATAQEFFGEGEAHTPAALAILNRLADVGLGYLLLGQPLTTLSGGERQRLKLAIHMAEKGDVLVLDEPTTGLHLADVETLLGLLDRLVDSGKSVIVIAHHQAVMAHADWIIDLGPGAGHDGGRIVFEGTPADLVATGSTLTGKHLADYVG, encoded by the coding sequence ATGACCCCTGCAACAAAGACGGACACGAAAACGCCCCCCCGGCACGTTGCCGACACCCACGACCTGATCCGGGTGCACGGCGCGCGGGTGAACAACCTCAAGGACGTCAGCATCGAGCTGCCGAAGCGCCGGCTGACCGTCTTCACCGGGGTCTCCGGCTCGGGCAAGAGCTCGCTGGTGTTCGGCACGATCGCCGCGGAGTCTCAGCGGATGATCAACGAGACCTACAGCACCTTCGTGCAGGGCTTCATGCCGAACCTGGCGCGGCCCGATGTCGACGTCCTCGAGGGTCTGACGACCGCCATCATCATCGACCAGGAGCGGATGGGCGCCAACCCCCGCTCCACGGTCGGCACCGCCACCGACGCCAACGCGATGCTCCGGATCCTCTTCAGCCGGCTGGGGCAGCCGCACATCGGCTCGCCCCAGGCGTTCTCCTTCAACGTCGCCTCGATCAGCGGTGCCGGGGCGGTCAAGATCGAGCGAGCCGGTAAAACGGTGAGCGAGAAGCGCAGCTTCAGCATCACCGGCGGCATGTGCCCGCGCTGCGAAGGCCGGGGCTCGGTCACCGACTTCGACCTCACTGCGCTGTACGACGGCTCCAAGTCGCTCAGCGAGGGCGCGCTCATGGTTCCCGGCTACAGCATGGACGGTTGGTACGGCCGGATCTTCAGCGGTTCCGGCCTCGACATGGACAAGCCGATCGACAAGTTCAGCAAGAAGGAGCTGCACAACCTGCTCTACCGTGAGCCGACCAAGATCAAGGTCGAGGGCATCAACCTGACCTACGAGGGGGTGATCCCCAAGCTCCAGAAGACGATGCTTTCCAAGGACCCCGAGGCGATGCAGCCCCACATCCGGGCGTTCGTGGACCGGGTGGTCACGTTCACCACCTGCCCCGACTGCGACGGCACCCGGCTCGCCGAACATGCACGTAAGTCGAAGATCAAAGGGATCAACATCGCCGACGCCTGCGCGATGCAGATCAGCGACCTGGCGGAGTGGGTTCGTGACCTCGACGAGCCGTCGGTTGCGCCGCTTCTGACCGCCCTGGGGGAAACCCTCGACTCGTTCGTGGGGATCGGGCTCGGCTACCTATCGCTCGACCGCTCCTCCGGCACCCTGTCGGGCGGCGAGTCGCAACGGGTGAAGATGATCCGCCACCTGGGGTCGTCGCTGACCGACGTCACCTACGTCTTCGACGAGCCGACGATCGGGCTGCACCCGCACGACATCCAGCGGATGAACGACCTGCTCCTGCAGCTTCGGGACAAGGGCAACACCGTGCTGGTGGTCGAGCACAAGCCGGAGACGATCGCAATCGCCGACCACGCAGTCGACATCGGTCCCGGAGCAGGTGCGGGGGGCGGGACAATTTGTTACGAGGGTACCGTCGAAGGCCTGCGGGACAGCGACACCATCACGGGCCGCCACCTCGAAGACCGGGCCGCCCTCAAGGAGAAGGTGCGCAAACCCGCCGGCAAGCTGGAGGTGCGCGGCGCGAAGACCAACAACCTGCAGAACGTCGACGTCGACATCCCCCTCGGCGTGCTGGTGGTGTTGACCGGCGTGGCCGGGTCCGGCAAGAGCTCCCTCATCCATGGCTCGGTGGAGGGGCGGGACGGCGTGGTGTCTGTGGATCAAACTCCGATTCGCGGCTCACGACGCAGCAACCCGGCGACCTACACCGGCCTGCTCGAACCGATCCGCAAAGCGTTCGCAAAGGCCAACGGCGTGAAGCCTGCGCTATTCAGCTCCAACTCCGAGGGCGCCTGCCCCAACTGCAACGGCGCCGGCGTCATCTACACCGACCTCGGGATGATGGCGACGGTCGCCTCCACCTGCGAGGTGTGCGAGGGAAAGCGGTTCCAGGCCGAGGTGCTGGAGTACAAGCTCGGAGACAAGGACATCAGCGAGGTCCTGGCGATGTCGGTGGCCACGGCCCAGGAGTTCTTCGGCGAGGGGGAGGCTCACACGCCCGCCGCGCTCGCCATCCTCAACCGGCTGGCCGACGTCGGGCTCGGCTACCTTCTTCTTGGGCAGCCGCTGACGACTCTTTCCGGGGGCGAACGACAGCGGCTCAAGCTGGCCATCCACATGGCCGAGAAGGGCGACGTCCTGGTGCTCGACGAGCCGACCACCGGCCTGCACCTCGCCGACGTCGAGACCTTGCTCGGGCTGCTCGACCGGCTGGTCGACTCCGGCAAGTCGGTCATCGTGATCGCCCACCACCAGGCGGTCATGGCCCACGCCGACTGGATCATCGACCTCGGCCCGGGCGCCGGCCACGACGGGGGCCGGATCGTCTTCGAGGGCACGCCTGCCGACCTGGTCGCCACCGGCTCCACGCTCACCGGCAAGCACCTCGCGGACTACGTGGGCTAG
- a CDS encoding VOC family protein, translating to MDININASFLPHNDPDASLAFYRDTLGFEVRKDVGYQGMRWITVGPAGQSDTSIVLYPPAATPGLTDDERRTISEMMAKGTYATLLLATQNLDGVFEKLQASDAEVVQEPIDQPYGIRDCAFRDPSGNLLRIQELS from the coding sequence ATGGACATCAACATCAACGCAAGCTTCCTCCCGCACAACGACCCGGATGCCTCCCTTGCCTTCTACCGCGACACCCTCGGTTTCGAGGTCCGCAAGGACGTCGGTTACCAGGGGATGCGCTGGATCACCGTCGGCCCTGCCGGCCAGTCCGACACCTCCATCGTCCTGTACCCGCCCGCCGCCACCCCCGGCCTGACCGACGACGAGCGCCGCACGATCTCCGAGATGATGGCCAAGGGCACCTACGCCACGCTCCTGCTGGCCACGCAGAACCTCGACGGAGTCTTCGAGAAGCTGCAGGCGAGCGACGCCGAGGTCGTCCAGGAGCCGATCGACCAGCCGTACGGCATACGCGACTGCGCCTTCCGCGACCCCTCCGGCAACCTGCTCCGAATTCAGGAGCTGAGCTGA
- a CDS encoding helix-turn-helix transcriptional regulator, whose protein sequence is MTNKPTEAQHLSDLAWLRRVRDRIDREYAQPLDVEALARGAHMSAGHLSRQFKAAYGESPYSYLMTRRIERAMALLRRGDLSVTDICFEVGCSSLGTFSTRFTELVGVPPSVYRQQEAGRTAGMPPCVEKQVTRPIRNREAPAPSRL, encoded by the coding sequence GTGACCAACAAACCCACCGAAGCCCAACATTTGAGCGACCTCGCGTGGCTGCGCCGGGTCCGGGATCGGATCGACCGGGAGTACGCGCAGCCGCTGGACGTCGAGGCGCTGGCCCGGGGAGCGCACATGTCGGCCGGGCACCTCAGCCGCCAGTTCAAGGCGGCCTACGGAGAGTCGCCGTACTCCTACCTGATGACGAGGCGCATCGAGCGGGCTATGGCGTTGCTGCGCCGCGGCGACCTCAGCGTCACCGATATCTGCTTCGAGGTCGGCTGTTCGTCGCTGGGGACCTTCAGCACCCGCTTCACCGAGCTGGTCGGGGTGCCGCCAAGCGTCTACCGGCAGCAGGAGGCCGGCAGGACGGCGGGGATGCCTCCCTGCGTGGAAAAACAGGTGACCAGACCGATCAGGAATCGAGAAGCGCCGGCCCCGAGCCGTCTCTAG
- a CDS encoding endonuclease/exonuclease/phosphatase family protein, protein MRLLQFNMCGSHCNKGSTGKLVTALRDSILEYQPDICLLNEACLAQVDRLWEQLDRAGYPYSGCFGATAGRSNCPGREGERWYGNAVLSRGVGIGEPEAIALPNKPHLHEQRAIISATFDLRGVPAIVSATHLTPRAKDEVFNQRQMTAVAEIQKARAAAGNVVIFGGDFNVTPDLVRGIIGPGGQFGEVDQADLSPTLNRRKIDYIFLDKVHFSRLSGRVTKSAVSDHRLLKGRATLEAGAL, encoded by the coding sequence GTGAGGCTGCTTCAATTCAACATGTGCGGGAGCCACTGCAACAAGGGGAGCACCGGCAAGCTGGTCACCGCCCTTCGGGACTCGATCCTGGAATACCAGCCCGACATCTGCCTCTTGAACGAGGCGTGCCTGGCGCAGGTGGACCGGCTGTGGGAGCAGTTGGATCGAGCCGGTTACCCCTACAGCGGCTGTTTCGGTGCAACCGCCGGCCGCAGCAATTGTCCCGGCCGGGAAGGGGAGCGGTGGTACGGCAACGCGGTCCTCTCCCGGGGTGTGGGGATCGGGGAGCCGGAGGCGATTGCGCTGCCGAACAAACCCCACCTTCACGAGCAGCGGGCGATCATCTCGGCAACCTTCGACCTCCGGGGGGTGCCGGCGATCGTCTCGGCGACCCACCTGACACCCCGGGCGAAGGATGAAGTTTTCAACCAGCGGCAGATGACCGCGGTGGCCGAGATCCAGAAGGCTCGGGCGGCCGCAGGCAACGTTGTGATCTTCGGCGGGGACTTCAACGTGACCCCCGACCTGGTCAGGGGGATCATCGGGCCCGGGGGACAGTTTGGGGAGGTGGATCAGGCGGACCTTTCGCCGACGTTGAACCGGCGCAAAATCGACTACATCTTTCTCGACAAAGTTCACTTTTCCCGACTTTCGGGAAGGGTGACGAAGTCGGCCGTGTCGGACCACCGGCTGTTGAAGGGCCGGGCGACGCTCGAGGCGGGGGCGCTCTAG